In a genomic window of Mesoplasma tabanidae:
- a CDS encoding NCS2 family permease, translating into MDNKSLKQSQVENESELFLNETPEQTAQRNKEAFVFSNNKAIRSIEKYFKFDTLGAIMKKEIIGGVTTFLALMYILSVNPSLVSETGSINNDGTKMNEFGIFFATALVSGICCILMGLFANIPVAMSTSMGMNALVAFNIGGTLGFEGAMIVTMLSSIVFVTVSLTPLRSFIIKSIPKGIVLAIGIGIGLFISYVGIASMGWLGKDSSGIPVAKLGILKENYLPIILGSATLMLILFLAFKKIPGAVAISLIGMSIIAIIIATSTNITNDKDLLYKANLSNWEGWKYDFDGFAWNWKSTFKAFGKSKIWTSPVTYISIFVVMLINFFDATGTMAAFTNQLDNKTNQHKEISQRALVIDSVGTMMASVTGTTPLGVFAESGAGIEQGAKTGLAAIVNGVLFLLAIALFPIFKLIPQPITSAACVYIGIMMIKEAAHVEWEKPEFLVPTFLSILFMIATYEIANGVAMAFIGYSFMMMITGKAKKVHLAVYCLSLLFIFYFIAFAFIQI; encoded by the coding sequence ATGGATAATAAAAGTCTAAAACAGTCTCAAGTTGAGAATGAGTCTGAATTATTTTTAAACGAAACGCCTGAGCAAACAGCTCAGAGAAATAAGGAAGCTTTTGTCTTCAGCAACAATAAAGCTATCCGTTCAATTGAAAAGTACTTTAAGTTTGATACTTTAGGTGCAATTATGAAAAAAGAAATTATTGGTGGAGTTACAACTTTTTTAGCATTAATGTATATATTAAGTGTGAATCCGTCTTTAGTTTCTGAAACAGGTTCAATTAATAATGATGGAACAAAAATGAATGAATTTGGAATATTTTTTGCAACAGCTTTAGTTTCAGGAATTTGTTGTATATTAATGGGCTTATTTGCCAATATTCCAGTAGCAATGTCTACCTCAATGGGAATGAATGCATTAGTTGCATTTAACATTGGTGGAACATTAGGTTTTGAAGGAGCTATGATTGTTACAATGCTTTCATCAATAGTATTTGTAACAGTTTCACTAACACCTTTAAGATCGTTCATCATTAAATCTATACCAAAAGGAATTGTTTTAGCAATTGGAATTGGAATTGGTTTATTTATATCATATGTTGGAATTGCTAGCATGGGATGATTAGGAAAGGATTCATCAGGTATTCCAGTTGCAAAACTTGGAATTTTAAAAGAAAATTATTTGCCAATTATTTTAGGTTCAGCAACATTAATGCTAATTTTGTTTTTAGCATTTAAAAAAATACCAGGTGCTGTTGCAATATCTCTAATCGGAATGTCAATAATTGCAATAATAATTGCAACATCAACAAACATAACTAATGATAAAGACCTATTATATAAAGCAAACTTATCAAATTGAGAAGGTTGAAAATATGATTTTGATGGTTTCGCATGAAACTGAAAATCAACATTTAAAGCATTCGGAAAAAGTAAAATTTGAACATCACCAGTAACTTATATTTCAATATTTGTTGTTATGTTAATTAACTTCTTTGATGCTACAGGAACTATGGCAGCATTTACAAATCAACTTGATAATAAAACAAATCAACATAAAGAAATTAGCCAAAGAGCTTTGGTAATTGACTCAGTTGGAACAATGATGGCATCAGTAACAGGGACAACACCTTTAGGAGTTTTTGCTGAATCTGGAGCAGGAATTGAACAAGGCGCAAAAACAGGATTAGCTGCAATTGTTAATGGTGTATTATTCTTATTAGCTATTGCATTATTTCCTATATTTAAATTAATTCCTCAACCAATTACAAGTGCAGCTTGTGTATACATTGGAATTATGATGATAAAAGAAGCAGCTCATGTTGAATGAGAAAAACCAGAATTCTTAGTTCCTACTTTCTTATCAATTTTATTTATGATAGCAACTTATGAAATTGCTAATGGTGTAGCAATGGCATTTATAGGATATTCATTCATGATGATGATAACTGGTAAAGCCAAAAAAGTTCACCTAGCAGTTTATTGTTTATCTCTATTATTTATTTTTTATTTCATTGCTTTTGCATTCATACAAATATAA
- the dnaJ gene encoding molecular chaperone DnaJ: MAKKDYYEVLGVSKTSTEQEIKSAYRKLAKKYHPDMNKENGAEEKFKEVNEAASILLDADKRAKYDQFGHAAFDGSSGFGGSGFGGFEDFFSNMGGGMDFGDIFSDLFGGGRSGRSSRRGPAKGQDIGLEVTLTYRELVFGINKRTVLNLIKNCMKCKGVGAENPDDVHICTKCNGAGQIIVNKQMGPFQVQNQITCDKCNGIGKEFKNKCKNCHGKGVETKREEIEIPLPKGLWPGQQFVMRGQGHASLEGGTPGDLYITVGIVRSDVFELTKNSNDLIMNYNISYLDAILGNEVIIKTLDGPVKLKLPKGVRSGQLIKVHDKGLFKNQTSDKRGDLLIRINISVPTSVSKEEKKILKDLEELSIFEPKNNIE, translated from the coding sequence ATGGCAAAAAAAGATTATTATGAAGTTTTAGGTGTTTCTAAGACCTCAACAGAACAAGAAATAAAAAGTGCTTATAGAAAACTTGCTAAGAAGTATCACCCTGACATGAATAAAGAAAATGGTGCTGAAGAAAAGTTTAAAGAAGTTAACGAAGCTGCAAGCATTTTACTTGATGCTGATAAAAGAGCTAAATATGATCAGTTTGGTCATGCTGCTTTTGATGGCAGTTCAGGTTTTGGTGGTTCTGGATTTGGAGGATTTGAAGATTTCTTCTCAAATATGGGCGGAGGAATGGACTTTGGTGACATTTTCTCAGACTTATTTGGTGGAGGAAGAAGCGGTCGTTCTTCTAGAAGAGGACCAGCAAAAGGTCAAGATATAGGATTGGAAGTAACTTTAACTTACAGAGAATTAGTTTTTGGAATTAATAAAAGAACAGTTTTAAATTTAATTAAAAATTGTATGAAATGTAAAGGTGTTGGAGCAGAAAATCCAGATGATGTTCACATTTGTACAAAATGTAATGGAGCAGGACAAATAATTGTTAACAAACAAATGGGTCCTTTCCAAGTACAAAATCAAATTACTTGTGATAAATGTAATGGAATTGGAAAAGAATTTAAAAACAAATGTAAAAATTGTCATGGTAAAGGTGTCGAAACAAAAAGAGAGGAAATTGAAATACCATTGCCAAAAGGATTGTGACCTGGTCAACAATTTGTTATGCGTGGGCAGGGGCATGCTTCATTAGAAGGTGGAACACCAGGTGATCTTTATATAACTGTTGGCATTGTTAGAAGCGATGTATTTGAATTAACTAAAAATTCAAATGATTTAATAATGAATTATAATATTTCATATCTTGATGCAATTTTAGGGAATGAAGTTATTATTAAAACTTTAGATGGGCCTGTTAAATTGAAATTACCAAAAGGTGTTCGCTCAGGACAACTAATAAAAGTTCATGATAAAGGTTTATTTAAAAATCAAACATCTGATAAACGTGGAGATTTATTAATAAGAATTAATATTTCAGTTCCAACTTCAGTTTCAAAAGAAGAGAAAAAAATTCTTAAGGATCTAGAAGAACTTTCAATATTTGAACCAAAAAATAATATTGAATAA